From a single Mycolicibacterium mengxianglii genomic region:
- a CDS encoding FadR/GntR family transcriptional regulator, with translation MAHTGLPTGIASPDAQGLLHQQLDTPSRVDEVTDRLVTAIAIGEYLPGARLPVERDLAAYLGAGRMTVRAALARLVERGLLETRRGRGGGSFVRDQWPDSSTEAVGRTLTHRLAELRDRCDAVCRLQGAVCRAAAESRTDQDIAVLWERFEAYRSAETGLAAQQADSGLHEAISAAAHNDVLAQLLRDLKATVSMGAPAHLWGEPSSMRAMEVRALHEHEKLVRAISDGRADDADALGRLHGAIDFHHITTAMRRAGVPSGD, from the coding sequence ATGGCCCATACCGGTTTGCCGACCGGCATCGCTTCACCCGATGCGCAAGGACTGTTGCACCAGCAGTTGGACACGCCGTCCCGCGTTGACGAAGTGACCGACCGACTGGTCACCGCCATCGCGATCGGCGAGTACCTCCCGGGAGCTCGGTTGCCGGTCGAGCGGGACCTGGCGGCCTACCTCGGGGCCGGCCGGATGACGGTCCGTGCAGCACTGGCCCGGCTGGTCGAGCGCGGGCTGCTGGAAACCCGGCGCGGCCGCGGCGGCGGGTCCTTCGTCCGCGACCAGTGGCCGGACTCTTCCACCGAGGCCGTCGGTCGCACGCTCACCCACCGGCTCGCCGAACTGCGCGACCGTTGCGATGCCGTCTGCCGACTGCAGGGCGCGGTGTGCCGGGCAGCCGCGGAATCACGGACCGACCAGGACATCGCGGTCTTGTGGGAGCGGTTCGAGGCCTATCGCTCGGCAGAGACCGGCCTGGCCGCACAACAGGCCGACAGCGGATTACACGAGGCCATTTCCGCTGCCGCTCACAACGATGTCCTCGCTCAGTTGCTGCGCGACCTGAAAGCCACGGTCAGCATGGGTGCGCCTGCTCACCTGTGGGGTGAACCGTCATCGATGCGCGCCATGGAAGTTCGAGCCTTGCACGAACACGAGAAGCTCGTGCGGGCCATCTCCGATGGCCGCGCCGATGATGCCGACGCACTCGGCCGCCTTCACGGTGCCATCGATTTTCACCACATCACCACTGCGATGCGCCGCGCCGGTGTGCCTTCCGGCGACTGA
- a CDS encoding SDR family oxidoreductase: MRTPARITLVTGAESSLGAEVAQQLACPDTHVIVNFSRNASRAESIAAAIRDAGGQASTLAADIADDTATAAMIGTIAARFGRLDTVILNQSGGPELGSDLGHGMRLNHGAQRRLAQLAMPLMPAGGRIVFVTSHQAHFFPNKAVPKGYAAIAASQRASETALYTMRSEFTRAGIQFTVVSGNMADSAFAAAIANSATTPSPTGIVYVGGANYLMTA, encoded by the coding sequence ATGCGTACACCTGCACGGATCACCCTGGTAACCGGTGCGGAGAGCAGCCTCGGCGCCGAGGTCGCGCAGCAGCTCGCCTGCCCCGACACCCACGTCATCGTGAACTTCAGCAGAAACGCCTCCCGCGCGGAGAGCATTGCCGCGGCCATCCGCGACGCCGGCGGCCAGGCCTCCACGCTGGCGGCCGATATCGCCGATGACACCGCAACAGCGGCGATGATCGGGACCATCGCGGCGCGTTTCGGACGTCTGGACACCGTGATTCTCAACCAATCGGGCGGGCCGGAACTCGGGTCCGACCTCGGCCATGGCATGCGACTCAACCACGGCGCTCAGCGGCGCCTGGCCCAGTTGGCGATGCCGCTGATGCCGGCCGGCGGGCGGATTGTCTTCGTCACCAGCCATCAGGCCCACTTCTTCCCCAACAAGGCCGTGCCGAAGGGTTACGCGGCAATCGCCGCAAGCCAGCGGGCAAGCGAAACCGCCTTGTACACAATGCGTTCGGAGTTCACCCGCGCCGGTATCCAGTTCACCGTGGTCTCCGGCAACATGGCCGACAGTGCGTTTGCCGCAGCGATCGCCAATTCGGCCACCACCCCGAGTCCCACCGGCATCGTCTACGTCGGCGGCGCCAACTACCTCATGACCGCCTGA